Below is a window of Malus domestica chromosome 13, GDT2T_hap1 DNA.
GCCACCTCTCTCCCATCTGGTAGGCATCCCTTATAAACACAACCAAATCCGCCTTCGCCCAAAAGATTCTGAGATGAAAAACCATTTGTGGCCTTAGCTAGTTCTTCAAAAGTAAACCATGGTCTTGAATTTCCAACTCCTGCTTGTTCTGGTGGAGGACTCATGAACTCACTGCCAGAACGGCTTCCAACAAGGGGAGCTGAAGAATGTGCCTTCAAGAAGGATGAATCTGGAAACAAGTTACAAAAGCCTTCTTAAATACAACGGCTTATATGAGCTGATTAATTTATCCCATACCCTGATCTGAGTGAGGCTAAATATACTCTTAAAATAGTATGTTGAACTTATTGAAATTTAGAAATATCATTAAACAGAAAATCCCACATTCATAATAACAAAACAAGGAATCAACTGCGTTATGTATGATTGAAGGTACCTGATCGTGGAGAAGAATCCATAGTGGATTGCATAGCATAACCTTCAAACCCGGatacttttttcttttgcctcctCATGCACCATACAATCAACCCAACGAGACTAAGCACTACTGCCCCTACCACTACTCCAATCGCCACTATGCCTCCGGTACCAATGCCGTTGGAATTTGAACTTTGTGGTGCATTCGGACTGGAAGTGTTTGTTAGTGGACTTGGAATTTGAGAATGAACTGGTGGAGAAGCCTGTGAGGGGGGAGGTGGTGACATTCTTATGATGGGTGGTGGAGGTGAAGGGGTTGGTTGAGAACCAGGTGGGGCTGGAGTAGTACGGCTAGGAGGCGGGGGTGCTTTTCTGGGAGGTATTGATGCTGGTGGAGGAGATGAACTTTCAGGGGGGGTTGATGCTGGTGGTGGAGGTGAACTTTCACGGGGGGTTGATGCTGGTGGTGGAGGTGAACTTTCACGGGGGGTTGATGCTGGTGGTGGAGGTGAACTTATGGGTGGCACAATTGCTGGAGGTGGGGGTGAATTCGGTGGTGGGTCTGATGGTGACGGTCGTGGTGAAGTTTTGGGGGGACTTGATGGAGGTGGAGGAGACTTCTCAGGTGGCGGTGAAGTTTCAGGCGGCTTTGAAGagggtggaggtggaggtgaaCTCACTGGTGCGGGAGATTGCGGCGGAGGAGGTGAACTTGCAGGTGGATCAGATGTTGGTGGTGGCGGAGAAGGTGAACTTTTCGGTGGATTTGATGATGGTGGGGGTGGagaaccagaagttggtgatgGGGGTGAAGAATCAGAAGCTGGTGGAGGTACATTGGATGAAGGCGGTGGTGGCGAGGTTGGCGGTGAAGCAGATTGTGGAGTTGGAGGAGGTGTTTGTGTTGGAGGTGGTGAGGATGTGGTTGGAGGAGGAGCTGATGAAACAACAGGTTGCGGAGATTGAGTGGTTGCCTTAGAGGACTCTGGTGAATCCAAATTCGGCTGAGAAGACGGTGTCGGTGTGGCGGTTGACGGCGATGTTAAAGTAGTATTGGAAGCTGGCGGCACGGCGGATGGAGACGAATTTGGAGATGGCGATGTGGTTGCCATCTAACTAGACCCAAAATCCAGTGATGGATACCATATAACTCACACACCACAACCTTCAATCAATCATGAAATCTTCAAtcttttcacaaaaaaaacagAGCTTTCAATACAAAAGGccaaaaattagagaaaaaccCAAGCGACAAGTTTCAAGTCTTTGTCAAACCAACATCTCCAAAAACTTCAAAAAATGGAATTCCCGAAATTCCCCCCACCACCAAACTCCACCAACCAATCAcctccaaaacatcaaaatattCTTCTGTGATCAAAATCCCAGAAACCCAACTCAGCAAACAGGCTTTTCAGATCACTAACTTCAAAGAGTGTGAGAGAATTCTAATTTCACAAATATTAAAGTAGCAATCTTTCTCTAAGTGAACACTCAAAAATCCAAACTTTAAGTGACCAAACGCAGCAGAAGCAGCAATATTATCACAAATTGGTACTAATAAGCAAAACCCAAATGGTAAAATCTGGAAAGGACTTACCTTTACTTCGTCAATGATGGCCaaacaaaaaccctaaactTTGATCTCTTGAAACTTCCTTATCTCCCAACTCTGCACCGGAAGTTCAACACACGGCTTGTGGGGTCTCAAATGTACTCTGCGAAAACTGAAAACGACTCCGaaagaaaaattattattgTTTGATGACAATTTAtatggtattttcttttttttaaactctttctttttttcttttcttttttttgaaaaaataatcataaatatTGACAGATTAATGTGGTTGGCTTTTTTTTCTAACGTCCATTTAGTACTACGCAACGTAAACGCATTGTGCAATTTGGTCAGCGCAATTTAAATCTTATGGAGTTTGGACCTTTTCCATTTGTTTCCTTTCAAATATATTTAGATttcataaatttgtttttataaagTTTGATACGTTATAATAACTATCAattaattgaatataaacaaaatGTTGTAAAATAGTATTATCAAAATTTTGGCTTTTCATTCTGTTTCCTCTTAtgattttttaatgattttcaCGCGAGCAATATCATACGTCGGTAGAAAATTTCCggctcaattttttttaagtttgaaaAGATATGGGAGATATGTATTAGTTTTTGCAGTGTGTTATTACGTAAGCTGTCATATAAAATGGAATTATTCTATAACTATGACAATTAAATTAGTAAACTATTCACCTCCCTAAAATGTTGATTTCGTCCTTAAAGACAATTTAATACTATAAACAAATAGAATAATCACTGTAATGTGCCTGTAGTCTGTAGTTTTTTGGAGTTTAATTTTGGAGCCACGAGTTTGACAACATTCTTTAATGCCACCAAATCCAGCTTAGtccaactttctttttttttttttttttttttaattttatatatatattcgttCAAAATTTTGTAAAGAATGTGctatttacatatttatttatttatatatttctgTTTATTGATCTTTTGatcatcttcaattcatttaattcgaCGGTTAAGAATTGAGAGGTATGACgtgtaaaagataaaaaaaaaaaattatatatataacacCACTATTTTGTAAATCGGCAATTCAGCAACTCAgcaatatacatatatatacacatatatatacatacatatatacatatatgcatatTCTCGATGGGAACAAGGACAATCTCCGAGCataatcttttattttgttcacATTAGAAGAAAAGACTACATGCAGGGTTAAAGTAATCCGTTAGTTTATGGACAAGCGATAGGATGCTATGAAATATAATATATTGAATAGCGGGTTTAATCTGGTGGCGGTGGGGCCGGCCCGGCATGGATAAAGAGAAGTAATTTTGTGTTGTGATTTTATAATTTAGGGAAAATTAGAATTTCCTAtagtttttttatattatttagattaaacatttgtgtttttttttaaatttgattaaaatgcTTTGATCAATAGTCAcctctattttttaaaattaaaatactaTTTATCGTTTTATCTGCATGATGCACTTTTCCTTATTTAGTAgagatattattaattaaactatattttctcttcttccaaatatgttttttcaatcacaggttttttttttcgttatgaaaacatttaatattatttctttttccaaatggttttttcttttttcaaatagTTGGTAATCAACATAAAAgttccatgta
It encodes the following:
- the LOC114819152 gene encoding proline-rich receptor-like protein kinase PERK9 isoform X1, coding for MATTSPSPNSSPSAVPPASNTTLTSPSTATPTPSSQPNLDSPESSKATTQSPQPVVSSAPPPTTSSPPPTQTPPPTPQSASPPTSPPPPSSNVPPPASDSSPPSPTSGSPPPPSSNPPKSSPSPPPPTSDPPASSPPPPQSPAPVSSPPPPPSSKPPETSPPPEKSPPPPSSPPKTSPRPSPSDPPPNSPPPPAIVPPISSPPPPASTPRESSPPPPASTPRESSPPPPASTPPESSSPPPASIPPRKAPPPPSRTTPAPPGSQPTPSPPPPIIRMSPPPPSQASPPVHSQIPSPLTNTSSPNAPQSSNSNGIGTGGIVAIGVVVGAVVLSLVGLIVWCMRRQKKKVSGFEGYAMQSTMDSSPRSDSSFLKAHSSAPLVGSRSGSEFMSPPPEQAGVGNSRPWFTFEELAKATNGFSSQNLLGEGGFGCVYKGCLPDGREVAVKQLKIGGGQGEREFKAEVEIISRIHHRHLVSLVGYCISDNRRLLVYEYVANDSLYFHLHGEGRPVLDWATRVKVAAGAARGIAYLHEDCHPRIIHRDIKSSNILLDNNFEARVSDFGLAKLALDANTHISTRVMGTFGYVAPEYASSGKLTEKSDVYSYGVVLLELITGRKPVDTSQPLGDESLVEWARPLLSYALDNEDFDGVVDPRLEKNYVDTEMFRMIEIAAACVRHSSAKRPRMGQVVRAFDSFVASDINNGMRVGESEAFDSAQQSAEIRLFRRMAFGSQNYSTDFFSEEV
- the LOC114819152 gene encoding proline-rich receptor-like protein kinase PERK9 isoform X2, with translation MATTSPSPNSSPSAVPPASNTTLTSPSTATPTPSSQPNLDSPESSKATTQSPQPVVSSAPPPTTSSPPPTQTPPPTPQSASPPTSPPPPSSNVPPPASDSSPPSPTSGSPPPPSSNPPKSSPSPPPPTSDPPASSPPPPQSPAPVSSPPPPPSSKPPETSPPPEKSPPPPSSPPKTSPRPSPSDPPPNSPPPPAIVPPISSPPPPASTPRESSPPPPASTPPESSSPPPASIPPRKAPPPPSRTTPAPPGSQPTPSPPPPIIRMSPPPPSQASPPVHSQIPSPLTNTSSPNAPQSSNSNGIGTGGIVAIGVVVGAVVLSLVGLIVWCMRRQKKKVSGFEGYAMQSTMDSSPRSDSSFLKAHSSAPLVGSRSGSEFMSPPPEQAGVGNSRPWFTFEELAKATNGFSSQNLLGEGGFGCVYKGCLPDGREVAVKQLKIGGGQGEREFKAEVEIISRIHHRHLVSLVGYCISDNRRLLVYEYVANDSLYFHLHGEGRPVLDWATRVKVAAGAARGIAYLHEDCHPRIIHRDIKSSNILLDNNFEARVSDFGLAKLALDANTHISTRVMGTFGYVAPEYASSGKLTEKSDVYSYGVVLLELITGRKPVDTSQPLGDESLVEWARPLLSYALDNEDFDGVVDPRLEKNYVDTEMFRMIEIAAACVRHSSAKRPRMGQVVRAFDSFVASDINNGMRVGESEAFDSAQQSAEIRLFRRMAFGSQNYSTDFFSEEV